One Desmodus rotundus isolate HL8 chromosome 4, HLdesRot8A.1, whole genome shotgun sequence DNA segment encodes these proteins:
- the PRDM8 gene encoding PR domain zinc finger protein 8 isoform X1: protein MEESGIQRGIWDGDAKAVQQCLTDIFTSVYTTCDIPENAIFGPCVLSHTSLYDSIAFLALKSTDKRTVPYIFRVDTSAANGSSEGLMWLRLVQSARDKEEQNLEAYIKNGQLFYRSLRRIAKDEELLVWYGKELTELLLLCPSRPHSKMNAGSSPYTCLECSQRFQFEFPYVAHLRFRCPKRIHSADRSPQDEQGGGVGTKDHGGGGGGKEQQQQQQQQQQHEAPLGPGPKFCKAGPFHHYPTPSPEGSNPPATGGSGNSKPSTDFHNLARELENSGGGSSCSPVRSLSSSSSSSSGSGHQEAELSPDGSAAGLGKGKRKFPEEAADGGGGAGLAGSRGRFAERPLPASKEDLVCTPQQYRASGSYFGLEENGRLFAPPSPETGEAKRSAFVEVKKAARAAGLQEEAAADGGVAAADEQDAGGGGSSTPVAASPASAEKLLAPRPGGPLPSRLEGGSPARGSAFTSVPQLGGGAAGGAGVGSAGGTGGAGSCQGAASDERKSAFSQPARSFSQLSPLVLGQKLSALEPCHPGDGVGPTRLYPAAPDPLAVKLQGAADLNGGCAALQSGGGGLPKQSPFLYATAFWPKSSAAAGPLQLQLPSALTLLPPSFTSLCLPAQNWCAKCNASFRMTSDLVYHMRSHHKKEYAMEPLVKRRREEKLKCPICNESFRERHHLSRHMTSHN, encoded by the exons ATGGAGGAGTCAGGCATCCAGCGAGGCATCTGGGATGGAGATGCCAAGGCTGTCCAACAGTGTCTGACAGATATTTTCACCAGCGTTTACACCACCTGCGACATTCCGGAGAACGCTATATTCGGTCCCTGCGTCCTGAGCCATACTTCCCTGTATGACAGCATAGCTTTCCTAGCTCTCAAGTCCACCGACAAGAGAACAGTTCCTTACATCTTCAGG GTAGACACCTCAGCAGCAAATGGTTCCTCAGAAGGTCTCATGTGGCTGCGTCTGGTCCAGTCAGCCAGAGATAAAGAAGAGCAGAACCTTGAAGCCTATATAAAAAACGGACAGCTGTTTTACCGCTCTCTCCGAAGGATTGCCAAAGATGAGGAGTTACTAGTTTGGTACGGCAAAGAACTGACTGAGTTACTCTTGCTCTGCCCCTCTAGACCCCACAGCAAAATGAATG CAGGGTCGTCCCCTTACACATGCCTGGAATGCAGCCAACGTTTCCAGTTTGAGTTCCCCTATGTGGCGCATCTGCGCTTCCGCTGCCCCAAGAGAATTCACAGCGCTGATAGGAGCCCCCAAGACGAACAGGGTGGCGGCGTGGGCACCAAGGATCacgggggcggcggcggcggcaaggagcagcagcagcagcagcagcagcagcagcaacatgAGGCACCCTTGGGCCCGGGCCCCAAGTTCTGCAAAGCCGGCCCATTCCACCATTACCCGACCCCCTCCCCCGAGGGCAGTAACCCTCCCGCGACTGGCGGCAGCGGCAACTCGAAGCCATCCACGGACTTTCACAACCTGGCCCGGGAGCTGGAAAACTCCGGGGGAGGCAGCAGCTGCTCCCCGGTTCGgagcctcagcagcagcagcagcagcagcagcggcagcggccACCAGGAGGCGGAGCTGAGTCCCGACGGCAGCGCCGCGGGCCTGGGCAAAGGGAAGAGGAAATTCCCGGAGGAGGCGGCGGACGGCGGTGGCGGCGCGGGGCTTGCGGGGAGCCGGGGCCGCTTCGCCGAGCGGCCCCTGCCCGCTTCCAAGGAGGACCTGGTGTGCACGCCGCAGCAGTACCGCGCCTCGGGCAGCTACTTCGGCCTGGAAGAGAACGGCCGCCTCTTCGCGCCGCCCAGCCCGGAGACGGGCGAGGCGAAGCGCAGCGCCTTCGTCGAGGTGAAGAAGGCGGCCCGAGCGGCTGGActgcaggaggaggcagcagccgACGGCGGGGTCGCTGCGGCCGACGAGCAGGAcgcgggcggcggcggctccTCCACGCCCGTGGCCGCGTCGCCGGCCAGTGCCGAGAAGCTGCTGGCCCCGCGGCCCGGGGGCCCGCTACCCAGCAGGTTGGAGGGCGGCAGCCCCGCTCGTGGCAGCGCTTTCACCTCGGTGCCGCAGCTGGGCGGCGGCGCTGCGGGCGGCGCGGGCGTGGGCAGTGCGGGCGGCACCGGCGGCGCGGGCAGCTGCCAGGGCGCCGCGTCGGACGAGCGCAAAAGCGCCTTCTCGCAGCCGGCGCGCTCCTTCTCGCAGCTGTCCCCGCTGGTGCTGGGCCAGAAGCTGAGCGCGCTCGAGCCGTGCCACCCCGGCGACGGTGTGGGCCCCACCAGACTCTACCCTGCCGCTCCCGACCCCCTGGCCGTGAAGCTCCAGGGAGCCGCAGACCTGAACGGGGGTTGCGCGGCCCTGCAGAGCGGCGGCGGAGGCCTTCCCAAACAGAGCCCCTTCCTCTACGCCACCGCCTTCTGGCCCAAGAGCTCGGCGGCAGCGGGGCCCCTGCAGCTACAGCTGCCCTCGGCGCTCACGCTGCTGCCGCCCTCCTTCACCTCGCTGTGTCTGCCCGCGCAGAACTGGTGTGCCAAGTGCAATGCCTCCTTCCGCATGACCTCCGACCTCGTGTACCACATGAGGTCGCATCACAAAAAGGAGTACGCCATGGAGCCCTTGGTGAAGCGAAGGCGGGAAGAGAAACTCAAGTGTCCCATTTGCAACGAGTCCTTCAGGGAGCGCCACCACCTCTCCAGGCACATGACCTCCCATAATTGA
- the PRDM8 gene encoding PR domain zinc finger protein 8 isoform X2 has product MEESGIQRGIWDGDAKAVQQCLTDIFTSVYTTCDIPENAIFGPCVLSHTSLYDSIAFLALKSTDKRTVPYIFRVDTSAANGSSEGLMWLRLVQSARDKEEQNLEAYIKNGQLFYRSLRRIAKDEELLVWYGKELTELLLLCPSRPHSKMNGSSPYTCLECSQRFQFEFPYVAHLRFRCPKRIHSADRSPQDEQGGGVGTKDHGGGGGGKEQQQQQQQQQQHEAPLGPGPKFCKAGPFHHYPTPSPEGSNPPATGGSGNSKPSTDFHNLARELENSGGGSSCSPVRSLSSSSSSSSGSGHQEAELSPDGSAAGLGKGKRKFPEEAADGGGGAGLAGSRGRFAERPLPASKEDLVCTPQQYRASGSYFGLEENGRLFAPPSPETGEAKRSAFVEVKKAARAAGLQEEAAADGGVAAADEQDAGGGGSSTPVAASPASAEKLLAPRPGGPLPSRLEGGSPARGSAFTSVPQLGGGAAGGAGVGSAGGTGGAGSCQGAASDERKSAFSQPARSFSQLSPLVLGQKLSALEPCHPGDGVGPTRLYPAAPDPLAVKLQGAADLNGGCAALQSGGGGLPKQSPFLYATAFWPKSSAAAGPLQLQLPSALTLLPPSFTSLCLPAQNWCAKCNASFRMTSDLVYHMRSHHKKEYAMEPLVKRRREEKLKCPICNESFRERHHLSRHMTSHN; this is encoded by the exons ATGGAGGAGTCAGGCATCCAGCGAGGCATCTGGGATGGAGATGCCAAGGCTGTCCAACAGTGTCTGACAGATATTTTCACCAGCGTTTACACCACCTGCGACATTCCGGAGAACGCTATATTCGGTCCCTGCGTCCTGAGCCATACTTCCCTGTATGACAGCATAGCTTTCCTAGCTCTCAAGTCCACCGACAAGAGAACAGTTCCTTACATCTTCAGG GTAGACACCTCAGCAGCAAATGGTTCCTCAGAAGGTCTCATGTGGCTGCGTCTGGTCCAGTCAGCCAGAGATAAAGAAGAGCAGAACCTTGAAGCCTATATAAAAAACGGACAGCTGTTTTACCGCTCTCTCCGAAGGATTGCCAAAGATGAGGAGTTACTAGTTTGGTACGGCAAAGAACTGACTGAGTTACTCTTGCTCTGCCCCTCTAGACCCCACAGCAAAATGAATG GGTCGTCCCCTTACACATGCCTGGAATGCAGCCAACGTTTCCAGTTTGAGTTCCCCTATGTGGCGCATCTGCGCTTCCGCTGCCCCAAGAGAATTCACAGCGCTGATAGGAGCCCCCAAGACGAACAGGGTGGCGGCGTGGGCACCAAGGATCacgggggcggcggcggcggcaaggagcagcagcagcagcagcagcagcagcagcaacatgAGGCACCCTTGGGCCCGGGCCCCAAGTTCTGCAAAGCCGGCCCATTCCACCATTACCCGACCCCCTCCCCCGAGGGCAGTAACCCTCCCGCGACTGGCGGCAGCGGCAACTCGAAGCCATCCACGGACTTTCACAACCTGGCCCGGGAGCTGGAAAACTCCGGGGGAGGCAGCAGCTGCTCCCCGGTTCGgagcctcagcagcagcagcagcagcagcagcggcagcggccACCAGGAGGCGGAGCTGAGTCCCGACGGCAGCGCCGCGGGCCTGGGCAAAGGGAAGAGGAAATTCCCGGAGGAGGCGGCGGACGGCGGTGGCGGCGCGGGGCTTGCGGGGAGCCGGGGCCGCTTCGCCGAGCGGCCCCTGCCCGCTTCCAAGGAGGACCTGGTGTGCACGCCGCAGCAGTACCGCGCCTCGGGCAGCTACTTCGGCCTGGAAGAGAACGGCCGCCTCTTCGCGCCGCCCAGCCCGGAGACGGGCGAGGCGAAGCGCAGCGCCTTCGTCGAGGTGAAGAAGGCGGCCCGAGCGGCTGGActgcaggaggaggcagcagccgACGGCGGGGTCGCTGCGGCCGACGAGCAGGAcgcgggcggcggcggctccTCCACGCCCGTGGCCGCGTCGCCGGCCAGTGCCGAGAAGCTGCTGGCCCCGCGGCCCGGGGGCCCGCTACCCAGCAGGTTGGAGGGCGGCAGCCCCGCTCGTGGCAGCGCTTTCACCTCGGTGCCGCAGCTGGGCGGCGGCGCTGCGGGCGGCGCGGGCGTGGGCAGTGCGGGCGGCACCGGCGGCGCGGGCAGCTGCCAGGGCGCCGCGTCGGACGAGCGCAAAAGCGCCTTCTCGCAGCCGGCGCGCTCCTTCTCGCAGCTGTCCCCGCTGGTGCTGGGCCAGAAGCTGAGCGCGCTCGAGCCGTGCCACCCCGGCGACGGTGTGGGCCCCACCAGACTCTACCCTGCCGCTCCCGACCCCCTGGCCGTGAAGCTCCAGGGAGCCGCAGACCTGAACGGGGGTTGCGCGGCCCTGCAGAGCGGCGGCGGAGGCCTTCCCAAACAGAGCCCCTTCCTCTACGCCACCGCCTTCTGGCCCAAGAGCTCGGCGGCAGCGGGGCCCCTGCAGCTACAGCTGCCCTCGGCGCTCACGCTGCTGCCGCCCTCCTTCACCTCGCTGTGTCTGCCCGCGCAGAACTGGTGTGCCAAGTGCAATGCCTCCTTCCGCATGACCTCCGACCTCGTGTACCACATGAGGTCGCATCACAAAAAGGAGTACGCCATGGAGCCCTTGGTGAAGCGAAGGCGGGAAGAGAAACTCAAGTGTCCCATTTGCAACGAGTCCTTCAGGGAGCGCCACCACCTCTCCAGGCACATGACCTCCCATAATTGA